A region from the Sander vitreus isolate 19-12246 chromosome 1, sanVit1, whole genome shotgun sequence genome encodes:
- the LOC144517588 gene encoding aspartate aminotransferase, mitochondrial-like, with translation MALLKSNKVIYCLGNISPSLGVVSTRNSSWWGGVQMGPPDPILGVSEAYKRDTNPKKMNLGVGAYRDDQGKPFVLSCVRKAEAVITAKQMDKEYLAIGGLGEFTKSCAQLALGNDNEVLKSGRNITVQTISGTGSLRIGANFLSRFHGPRDVYLPKPSWGNHTPIFRDAGMQLKAYRYYDPSTCGFDFKGALDDISKIPEQSVIMLHACAHNPTGVDPRPEQWKEISDIVKKRNLLVFFDMAYQGFASGDIDRDAWAVRYFIQQGHNILLSQSFAKNMGLYGERVGGFTVVCNDAEEAKRVESQLKILIRPIYSNPPMNGARIAATILNTPDLRSLWLEEVHGMANRIIKMREELVAGLKKEGSTHNWQHVTDQIGMFCFTGLKPEQVERLTKEFSVYMTKDGRISMAGVTSGNVGYLANGIHAVTK, from the exons ATGGCCCTGCTCAAGTCAAACAAGGTGATCTACTGCCTGGGGAATATTTCCCCGTCCCTGGGAGTTGTGTCCACCCGCAACAG CTCATGGTGGGGTGGAGTGCAGATGGGTCCCCCCGATCCCATCCTGGGGGTGAGCGAGGCCTACAAGAGGGACACCAACCCCAAGAAGATGAACCTGGGAGTGGGAGCCTACAGGGATGACCAGGGCAAGCCATTTGTGCTCAGCTGTGTCCGCAAG GCAGAGGCTGTTATTACAGCCAAACAGATGGATAAGGAGTACCTTGCCATTGGTGGTTTGGGGGAGTTTACCAAGTCCTGCGCCCAGCTCGCTCTCGGTAATGACAATGAGGTCCTGAAAAGTGGCAGG AACATTACTGTCCAGACCATCTCGGGAACTGGATCTCTGCGCATTGGAGCCAACTTTTTG TCTCGATTCCATGGTCCACGTGACGTGTACCTGCCCAAACCCTCCTGGGGAAACCACACACCCATCTTCAGAGACGCTGGCATGCAGCTTAAAGCATACAGATACTACGATCCGTCCACCTGTGGCTTTGACTTCAAGGGAGCTCTCGATGACATCTCT AAAATCCCAGAGCAGAGTGTGATCATGTTGCATGCTTGTGCCCACAACCCCACTGGTGTGGACCCCAGGCCTGAGCAGTGGAAGGAGATTTCTGACATTGTGAAG AAAAGAAACCTGCTTGTGTTCTTCGACATGGCCTATCAGGGCTTCGCAAGTGGAGACATCGATCGTGATGCCTGGGCTGTGCGCTACTTCATTCAGCAGGGCCACAACATCCTGCTGTCCCAGTCCTTTGCCAAGAACATGGGACTCTATG GTGAGCGTGTGGGTGGCTTCACTGTGGTTTGTAATGACGCAGAGGAAGCAAAGAGAGTGGAGTCTCAACTTAAGATCCTCATCAGACCCATTTACTCCAACCCGCCAATGAACGGCGCCAGAATTGCAGCAACCATTCTCAACACACCAGATCTGCGCTCACTGTG GCTGGAGGAGGTCCATGGTATGGCCAACCGCATCATTAAGATGAGAGAAGAGCTAGTGGCTGGTCTGAAAAAGGAGGGCTCCACCCACAACTGGCAGCATGTCACTGACCAGATCGGGATGTTCTGCTTCACAGGCCTCAAACCCGAAcag GTTGAGCGCCTGACCAAGGAGTTTTCAGTGTACATGACCAAGGATGGCAGAATTTCCATGGCAGGCGTGACCTCTGGGAATGTGGGCTACCTGGCAAACGGGATCCATGCAGTCACCAAGTAG
- the LOC144517599 gene encoding lysosomal protective protein, with translation MIAGGLLMCLLAVFQLGSWAQYAPDEVTYLPGMKFKPNYRQWSGFLQARPGKYLHYWFVTSQRDPIKDPLVLWLNGGPGCSSLDGFLSENGPFHVNDDGATLYENTFSWNKIANVLYLESPAGVGYSYSDDQTYATDDDQVADDNYKALQSFFAKFPSFTQNEFFIFGESYGGIYAPTLSLRVATGAVKINFKGFSVGNGLSSFALNDQTLVYFGYYHGLFGEDLWRDLNINCCDKGNCNFYNSSSETCKTLVNVAFGIVYNSGLNEYALYLDCEVGRRSHRGYERTMSHLFKNYKKHPHTHKVSDGVSSSVSLGEVPPCINSTAQINWLNRGDVRKALHIPDTLPPWDLCSDDVGEQYTNLYPTVKEVYLKLLFLGLRALVYNGDTDMACNFLGDQWFVEDLGLKATTKYQTWLHDDQIAGYYQQFGNITFLTVKGAGHMVPQWAPGPAFHMFQSFITNGYY, from the exons ATGATCGCCGGTGGTTTGTTGATGTGTTTGCTGGCCGTGTTTCAGCTCGGCTCGTGGGCTCAGTACGCTCCTGATGAGGTGACCTACCTGCCAGGTATGAAGTTCAAACCGAACTATCGACAGTGGTCGGGATTCCTCCAGGCACGGCCCGGAAAGTATCTGCATTATTG GTTTGTGACTTCTCAAAGAGACCCGATCAAAGACCCTCTGGTGCTCTGGCTGAATGGAGGCCCAGGCTGCAGCTCGCTTGATGGATTCCTGTCAGAGAATGGACCATTTCAT GTCAATGATGACGGGGCCACACTGTATGAGAACACATTCAGCTGGAACAAGATTGCCAATGTGCTGTATCTAGAATCTCCTGCAGGTGTGGGGTATTCCTACTCTGATGACCAAACGTACGCCACCGATGATGACCAG GTCGCTGATGATAATTACAAAGCCCTCCAGAGTTTCTTTGCTAAGTTCCCAAGTTTCACTCAAAATGAGTTCTTCATCTTTGGGGAAAGTTATGGTGGAATTTATGCACCCACCCTCAGCCTGCGCGTGGCTACTGGAGCTGTCAAAATCAACTTCAAG GGCTTTTCAGTGGGAAATGGCCTCAGCAGTTTTGCTCTCAATGACCAAACTTTGGTCTACTTTGGTTACTACCACGGCCTTTTTGGAGAAGA TTTGTGGCGTGATCTGAACATAAATTGCTGTGACAAGGGAAACTGTAACTTTTACAACTCCAGTTCAGAGACCTGCAAGACGCTG GTGAATGTGGCCTTTGGTATTGTGTATAATAGCGGACTGAATGAGTATGCCCTTTACTTGGATTGTGAGGTTGGCAGAAGATCCCACAGAGGCTACGAGAGGACCATGAGTCACCTGTTTAAGAACTACAagaaacacccacacacccacaag GTTTCAGATGGAGTTTCTTCCTCCGTGTCTCTGGGTGAAGTCCCTCCCTGCATCAACAGTACAGCTCAGATTAACTGGCTGAACAGAGGCGATGTGAGGAAAGCTTTACACATTCCAGACACACTGCCACCATGGGATCTCTGCAG TGATGACGTTGGAGAGCAATACACCAACCTGTACCCAACAGTGAAGGAGGTGTATCTGAAGCTGCTCTTTCTGGGCCTGCGGGCACTCGTCTACAACGGAGACACTGACATGGCCTGCAACTTCCTGGGAGACCAGTGGTTTGTGGAAGACCTCGGCCTGAAG GCAACCACTAAGTACCAGACCTGGCTTCATGATGACCAGATTGCTGGTTATTACCAACAGTTTGGAAACATCACTTTCCTGACAGTCAAG GGTGCAGGGCACATGGTTCCTCAGTGGGCTCCGGGTCCAGCTTTCCACATGTTCCAGTCTTTCATAACAAATGGCTACTACTGA
- the slc38a7 gene encoding sodium-coupled neutral amino acid transporter 7: MAINTDVEDWGGVGSNDSGERAWLLQSPSVDSVQHLETDRRGSGGVSSWAAVFIVVNAALGAGLLNFPAAFNMAGGVTAGVMLQMFMLIFIISGLVILGYCSQVSNESTYQEVVRATCGKVTGIVCEVAIAVYTFGTCIAFFIVIGDQLDRLVAAVAHDTDGTVSGYWYTDRKFTTSVTAVLIILPLSIPKEIGFQKYASALSVMGTWYVTIVVIVKCIWPDKDTTPAYVPASSASWTAVFNAMPTICFGFQCHVSCVPVFNSMSRKEIKPWGVVVTLSMIICLFVYTGTGVCGFLTFGANVNQDVLMSYPSNDIAVAIARAFIVICVITSYPILHFCGRAVVEGLWLRFQGEQVEVCVRREQRRRILQTLVWFVITLVLALFIPDIGRVISLIGGLAACFIFVFPGLCLMQAKLSETDSHTISWHGLVVFGVVMVTIGAFIFGLTTTNSIYQDVS; encoded by the exons ATGGCGATTAACACTGATGTCGAGGACTGGGGCGGTGTTGGGAGTAATGACTCTGGAGAAAGGGCGTGGCTCTTGCAGAGCCCCAGTGTGGATTCTGTCCAGCATCTtgagacagacaggagagggAGTGGAGGCGTGTCGTCTTGGGCAGCGGTCTTCATCGTAGTGAACGCAGCACTGGGAGCGGGTCTACTCAATTTCCCTGCAGCCTTCAACATGGCAGGAGGAGTGACTGCAGGAGTTATGCTTCAAATG TTTATGCTGATCTTCATAATCAGTGGACTGGTGATTCTGGGGTACTGCTCCCAG GTCAGTAATGAAAGTACCTATCAGGAGGTTGTCCGAGCCACTTGTGGGAAAGTCACAGGAATCGTATGTGAAGTAGCCATTGCTGTCTACACCTTTGGGACTTGTATTGctttctttattgtcattggaGACCAGCTGGATCGCT TGGTGGCTGCAGTGGCTCATGACACAGATGGTACTGTCAGTGGCTACTGGTACACTGACCGCAAATTTACCACCTCTGTCACTGCAGTCCTGATTATTCTTCCTCTCTCCATCCCCAAAGAGATTGGCTTTCAGAAGTATGCCAG TGCACTGAGTGTGATGGGAACCTGGTATGTGACTATCGTGGTCATAGTAAAGTGCATCTGGCCGGATAAAGATACGACTCCGGCCTACGTACCCGCCAG TTCTGCATCCTGGACTGCAGTTTTCAATGCAATGCCCACCATTTGCTTTGGTTTCCAG TGCCATGTCAGCTGTGTGCCCGTGTTCAACAGCATGAGCAGAAAAGAGATCAAACCTTGGGGAGTCGTAGTCACTCTTAGCATGATAATCTGCCTCTTTGTTTACACAGGAACAG GTGTCTGTGGCTTCCTGACGTTTGGCGCCAACGTCAATCAGGATGTGTTGATGTCGTACCCTTCTAATGATATTGCTGTGGCCATCGCAAGAGCTTTTATTGTCATCTGTGTCATCACCTCCTACCCCATTTTACACTTCTGTGGCAG GGCAGTTGTTGAAGGACTTTGGCTGCGTTTCCAAGGCGAGcaggtggaggtgtgtgtgcgtcgtgagcagaggaggaggatcCTGCAGACGCTGGTGTGGTTTGTTATCACCCTCGTCCTTGCCCTCTTCATCCCAGATATTGGTCGGGTGATCTCGCTGATCGGAGGATTGGCAGCCTGCTTTATCTTTGTCTTCCCAG GTTTGTGTTTAATGCAAGCCAAGCTGTCCGAGACAGACAGCCACACTATAAG CTGGCATGGATTGGTGGTCTTTGGTGTTGTCATGGTTACGATTGGAGCGTTCATCTTTGGCCTCACCACGACCAACTCCATCTATCAAGACGTCAGTTAA
- the LOC144517625 gene encoding transcription factor E2F5-like isoform X2 gives MDPERSPNSPDEVTATPDQQNPKYQRSLRSLHMLTTRFVSMLQQADDGVLDLKQAISVLAIGQKRRIYDITNVLEGVGLIAKISKSTVKWKGTMPGENAHNRSSNRLMELKNELEDLEQKECMLDQQKFWVEQSIRNTTEDCSDLTYVNHEDICNCFSGHNLLAVRAPSGTQLDVPIPKAVQNSPAKYQIHLKSINGPIDVVLLNKLSVSSVPVALPVPPPEELLRNAKPALSTSFETDGSIAPCQASANTKHGTKSRWTDTEDMRQLLRSSCMKAHRTDASEYLAKELRDLLHPSNVMKADLITKLMSSEVFSPLLRLSPPPSEREYVYNLDETEGLCDLFDIPVLNV, from the exons ATGGATCCTGAACGTAGCCCAAATAGTCCAGACGAAGTGACCGCCACGCCAGACCAGCAGAACCCCAAATACCAAAGGAGTCTGAGGAGCCTTCATATGCTCACCACGAGGTTTGTCAGCATGTTACAACAAGCTGATGACGGTGTGCTGGACCTCAAACAG GCTATCAGTGTCCTGGCTATTGGACAGAAAAGGCGAATCTATGACATCACGAATGTGCTGGAGGGTGTTGGTCTAATCGCAAAAATCTCCAAGAGCACTGTAAAGTGGAA GGGTACAATGCCAGGAGAAAATGCACACAACAGGTCAAGCAACAGACTGATGGAGTTGAAGAATGAGCTGGAGGACTTGGAGCAGAAGGAATGTATGTTAGACCAGCAGAAATTCTGGGTTGAACAGAGCATTAGGAACACAACAGAAGACTGCAGCGA TCTGACCTATGTGAATCATGAAGACATCTGCAACTGCTTCAGTG GCCATAATCTCTTGGCAGTACGAGCACCATCTGGCACACAGCTAGATGTTCCCATTCCCAAAGCT GTCCAGAACAGCCCAGCAAAGTACCAGATCCATCTGAAAAGCATCAATGGACCGATAGATGTCGTACTTCTTAACAAACTCTCTGTCAGCTCTGTTCCTGTCGCACTGCCAGTCCCACCGCCAGAAGAACTTTTACGGAATGCCAAACCAGCCCTGTCCACTTCGTTTGAGACAGACGGCAGTATCGCCCCATGTCAGGCTTCAGCTAATACCAAACACGGCACCAAATCTAGATGGACGGACACGGAGGACATGCGGCAGCTCCTTCGGTCATCATGTATGAAGGCTCACAGAACTGATGCATCTGAAT ATTTAGCAAAAGAACTGCGGGACCTACTACACCCAAGCAACG TAATGAAAGCAGATCTGATCACAAAGCTTATGTCTTCTGAAG TTTTTTCTCCGCTCCTCCGTCTATCGCCGCCTCCATCTGAACGGGAATATGTCTACAATCTGGATGAGACTGAAGGCCTCTGTGACCTCTTTGACATCCCTGTGCTCAATGTTTGA
- the LOC144517625 gene encoding transcription factor E2F5-like isoform X1, which translates to MDPERSPNSPDEVTATPDQQNPKYQRSLRSLHMLTTRFVSMLQQADDGVLDLKQAISVLAIGQKRRIYDITNVLEGVGLIAKISKSTVKWKGTMPGENAHNRSSNRLMELKNELEDLEQKECMLDQQKFWVEQSIRNTTEDCSDLTYVNHEDICNCFSGHNLLAVRAPSGTQLDVPIPKAVQNSPAKYQIHLKSINGPIDVVLLNKLSVSSVPVALPVPPPEELLRNAKPALSTSFETDGSIAPCQASANTKHGTKSRWTDTEDMRQLLRSSCMKAHRTDASEYLAKELRDLLHPSNEVMKADLITKLMSSEVFSPLLRLSPPPSEREYVYNLDETEGLCDLFDIPVLNV; encoded by the exons ATGGATCCTGAACGTAGCCCAAATAGTCCAGACGAAGTGACCGCCACGCCAGACCAGCAGAACCCCAAATACCAAAGGAGTCTGAGGAGCCTTCATATGCTCACCACGAGGTTTGTCAGCATGTTACAACAAGCTGATGACGGTGTGCTGGACCTCAAACAG GCTATCAGTGTCCTGGCTATTGGACAGAAAAGGCGAATCTATGACATCACGAATGTGCTGGAGGGTGTTGGTCTAATCGCAAAAATCTCCAAGAGCACTGTAAAGTGGAA GGGTACAATGCCAGGAGAAAATGCACACAACAGGTCAAGCAACAGACTGATGGAGTTGAAGAATGAGCTGGAGGACTTGGAGCAGAAGGAATGTATGTTAGACCAGCAGAAATTCTGGGTTGAACAGAGCATTAGGAACACAACAGAAGACTGCAGCGA TCTGACCTATGTGAATCATGAAGACATCTGCAACTGCTTCAGTG GCCATAATCTCTTGGCAGTACGAGCACCATCTGGCACACAGCTAGATGTTCCCATTCCCAAAGCT GTCCAGAACAGCCCAGCAAAGTACCAGATCCATCTGAAAAGCATCAATGGACCGATAGATGTCGTACTTCTTAACAAACTCTCTGTCAGCTCTGTTCCTGTCGCACTGCCAGTCCCACCGCCAGAAGAACTTTTACGGAATGCCAAACCAGCCCTGTCCACTTCGTTTGAGACAGACGGCAGTATCGCCCCATGTCAGGCTTCAGCTAATACCAAACACGGCACCAAATCTAGATGGACGGACACGGAGGACATGCGGCAGCTCCTTCGGTCATCATGTATGAAGGCTCACAGAACTGATGCATCTGAAT ATTTAGCAAAAGAACTGCGGGACCTACTACACCCAAGCAACG AAGTAATGAAAGCAGATCTGATCACAAAGCTTATGTCTTCTGAAG TTTTTTCTCCGCTCCTCCGTCTATCGCCGCCTCCATCTGAACGGGAATATGTCTACAATCTGGATGAGACTGAAGGCCTCTGTGACCTCTTTGACATCCCTGTGCTCAATGTTTGA